The following proteins are co-located in the Callithrix jacchus isolate 240 chromosome 10, calJac240_pri, whole genome shotgun sequence genome:
- the OR10A5 gene encoding olfactory receptor 10A5 — protein sequence MPILTAMGNWTRINEFILMSFSSLPTEIQSLLFLTFLTVYLVTLLGNSLIILVTLADPMLHSPMYFFLRNLSFLEIGFNLVIVPKMLGTLLAQDTTISFLGCATQMYFFFFFGVAECFLLATMAYDRYVAICSPLHYPVIMNQRTRAKLAAASWFPGFPVATVQTTWLFSFPFCGTNKVNHFFCDSPPVLRLVCADTALFEIYAIVGTILVVMVPCLLILCSYTLIAAAILKIPSAKGKHKAFSTCSSHLLVVSFFYISSSLTYFRPKSNNSPDSKKLLSLSYTVVTPMLNPIIYSLRNSEVKNALSRTFHRVLALRNCIL from the coding sequence ATGCCCATACTTACAGCTATGGGGAACTGGACAAGAATAAATGAGTTTATCCTCATGAGCTTCTCTTCCCTGCCTACTGAAATACAGTCATTGCTCTTCCTGACATTTCTAACCGTCTACCTGGTCACCCTGTTGGGAAACAGCCTCATCATTCTGGTTACACTAGCTGACCCCATGCTACACAGCCCCATGTACTTCTTTCTCAGAAACTTGTCTTTCCTGGAGATTGGCTTCAACCTAGTCATTGTGCCCAAAATGTTGGGGACCCTGCTTGCCCAGGACACAACCATCTCCTTCCTTGGCTGTGCCACTCAGATgtacttcttctttttctttggggtGGCTGAATGCTTcctcctggccaccatggcataTGACCGCTATGTGGCCATCTGCAGTCCTTTGCACTACCCAGTCATCATGAACCAGCGGACACGTGCCAAACTGGCTGCTGCCTCCTGGTTCCCAGGCTTTCCTGTAGCTACTGTGCAGACCACGTGGCTCTTCAGCTTTCCATTCTGTGGCACCAACAAGGTGAACCACTTCTTCTGTGACAGCCCACCTGTGCTGAGGCTGGTCTGTGCAGACACAGCACTGTTTGAGATCTACGCCATCGTTGGAACCATTCTGGTGGTCATGGTCCCCTGCTTGCTGATCTTGTGTTCCTACACTCTCATTGCTGCTGCCATCCTCAAGATCCCATCAGCTAAAGGGAAGCATAAAGCCTTCTCTACGTGCTCCTCACACCTCCTTGTTGTCTCTTTTTTCTATATATCTTCTAGTCTCACCTACTTCCGGCCTAAATCAAATAATTCTCCTGACAGCAAGAAACTGTTATCATTGTCCTACACTGTTGTGACTCCCATGTTGAACCCCATTATCTACAGCCTGAGAAATAGCGAGGTAAAGAATGCCCTCAGCAGAACCTTCCACAGGGTCCTAGCCCTCAGAAACTGTATCCTATAG